One Acropora palmata chromosome 2, jaAcrPala1.3, whole genome shotgun sequence genomic window carries:
- the LOC141874445 gene encoding phospholipid phosphatase 5-like isoform X2, with the protein MFEKMAGKLVGKLPKGSCNLLAEIGARVVLFSVFMALEHTPAFVRVIHDEEMWLYKNPKSEETISVEMLFVISSVVPFAVIIILAILRKDNIDGVQASLALTLTLGLNGVITNMIKVLVGRPRPDYFWRCYPNGAIPLSLKCDGNPDEIIEGRKSFPSGHSSFAFSGLGFLSLYLAGKLHCFQTQGRSQGWKLCAALAPVACALALALTRYSDYRHHWQDIVVGSMLGLLFSYVCYRQYYPALNRPHCHMPYCAITPAKQIEEHDHLLPMNFGEVKAIHPITLKSL; encoded by the exons ATGTTTGAGAAGATGGCCGGCAAATTAGTCGGCAAATTACCGAAAGGCTCGTGTAATTTATTGGCTGAAATAGGAGCAAGAGTAGTTCTTTTCTCTGTATTCAT GGCTTTAGAACATACACCAGCATTTGTCCGAGTAATTCATGACGAAGAGATGTGGTTATACAAAAATCCAAAGTCTGAGGAGACTATATCTGTTGAAATGCTCTTT gttATAAGTTCAGTGGTTCCATTTGCTGTTATCATTATTCTTGCAATTTTAAGAAAAGATAACATTGATGGTGTTCAAGCTTCCCTTG CTCTCACTTTAACTCTTGGGCTAAATGGTGTTATCACAAATATGATCAAAGTTCTTGTGGGCAG GCCACGACCTGATTACTTTTGGCGTTGTTACCCAAATGGAGCCATACCTTTATCCTTGAAATGTGATGGAAATCCAGATGAGATTATTGAAGGCAGAAAGAGTTTTCCTAGTGGCCATTCTTCGT TTGCATTCAGTGGCCTAGGTTTCTTATCTCTCTACCTGGCGGGAAAACTGCACTGCTTCCAAACACAAGGGAGAAGTCAGGGCTGGAAGCTGTGTGCTGCCTTAGCCCCTGTGGCTTGTGCGCTTGCTCTGGCACTCACTAGATACTCAGACTATCGCCACCATTGGCAAG ACATAGTTGTTGGTTCCATGCTGG GTCTCTTGTTTTCGTATGTCTGTTACAGACAGTATTATCCTGCTCTTAATAGACCTCATTGTCACATGCCATACTGCGCAATCACACCAGCGAAGCAAATTGAAGAACATGATCATCTATTACCAATGAACTTTGGAGAAGTTAAAGCAATCCATCCCATCACATTGAAATCGTTATGA
- the LOC141874445 gene encoding phospholipid phosphatase 5-like isoform X1 has product MFEKMAGKLVGKLPKGSCNLLAEIGARVVLFSVFMALEHTPAFVRVIHDEEMWLYKNPKSEETISVEMLFVISSVVPFAVIIILAILRKDNIDGVQASLALTLTLGLNGVITNMIKVLVGRPRPDYFWRCYPNGAIPLSLKCDGNPDEIIEGRKSFPSGHSSFAFSGLGFLSLYLAGKLHCFQTQGRSQGWKLCAALAPVACALALALTRYSDYRHHWQGTLVLTTTVFFQFDASTQMNNSIGSWLERSLSCIRSLPHVVLNNFVALTESVEVGSPRHPGATTIGSQLQDGDRSVGWQNLTTQP; this is encoded by the exons ATGTTTGAGAAGATGGCCGGCAAATTAGTCGGCAAATTACCGAAAGGCTCGTGTAATTTATTGGCTGAAATAGGAGCAAGAGTAGTTCTTTTCTCTGTATTCAT GGCTTTAGAACATACACCAGCATTTGTCCGAGTAATTCATGACGAAGAGATGTGGTTATACAAAAATCCAAAGTCTGAGGAGACTATATCTGTTGAAATGCTCTTT gttATAAGTTCAGTGGTTCCATTTGCTGTTATCATTATTCTTGCAATTTTAAGAAAAGATAACATTGATGGTGTTCAAGCTTCCCTTG CTCTCACTTTAACTCTTGGGCTAAATGGTGTTATCACAAATATGATCAAAGTTCTTGTGGGCAG GCCACGACCTGATTACTTTTGGCGTTGTTACCCAAATGGAGCCATACCTTTATCCTTGAAATGTGATGGAAATCCAGATGAGATTATTGAAGGCAGAAAGAGTTTTCCTAGTGGCCATTCTTCGT TTGCATTCAGTGGCCTAGGTTTCTTATCTCTCTACCTGGCGGGAAAACTGCACTGCTTCCAAACACAAGGGAGAAGTCAGGGCTGGAAGCTGTGTGCTGCCTTAGCCCCTGTGGCTTGTGCGCTTGCTCTGGCACTCACTAGATACTCAGACTATCGCCACCATTGGCAAGGTACTCTAGTTTTAACAACTACtgtattttttcaatttgatgcGTCCACACAAATGAACAATAgtattggttcatggttagagAGAAGCTTGAGTTGCATTAGGTCATTGCCTCATGTAGTACTAAACAACTTCGTCGCACTCACTGAGTCTGTGGAGGTTGGGTCcccgagacatcctggagctaccactattggcagccagctccaagatggagaccgcTCTGttggctggcaaaacctgacaacccagccatga
- the LOC141874445 gene encoding phospholipid phosphatase 4-like isoform X3, whose amino-acid sequence MWLYKNPKSEETISVEMLFVISSVVPFAVIIILAILRKDNIDGVQASLALTLTLGLNGVITNMIKVLVGRPRPDYFWRCYPNGAIPLSLKCDGNPDEIIEGRKSFPSGHSSFAFSGLGFLSLYLAGKLHCFQTQGRSQGWKLCAALAPVACALALALTRYSDYRHHWQGTLVLTTTVFFQFDASTQMNNSIGSWLERSLSCIRSLPHVVLNNFVALTESVEVGSPRHPGATTIGSQLQDGDRSVGWQNLTTQP is encoded by the exons ATGTGGTTATACAAAAATCCAAAGTCTGAGGAGACTATATCTGTTGAAATGCTCTTT gttATAAGTTCAGTGGTTCCATTTGCTGTTATCATTATTCTTGCAATTTTAAGAAAAGATAACATTGATGGTGTTCAAGCTTCCCTTG CTCTCACTTTAACTCTTGGGCTAAATGGTGTTATCACAAATATGATCAAAGTTCTTGTGGGCAG GCCACGACCTGATTACTTTTGGCGTTGTTACCCAAATGGAGCCATACCTTTATCCTTGAAATGTGATGGAAATCCAGATGAGATTATTGAAGGCAGAAAGAGTTTTCCTAGTGGCCATTCTTCGT TTGCATTCAGTGGCCTAGGTTTCTTATCTCTCTACCTGGCGGGAAAACTGCACTGCTTCCAAACACAAGGGAGAAGTCAGGGCTGGAAGCTGTGTGCTGCCTTAGCCCCTGTGGCTTGTGCGCTTGCTCTGGCACTCACTAGATACTCAGACTATCGCCACCATTGGCAAGGTACTCTAGTTTTAACAACTACtgtattttttcaatttgatgcGTCCACACAAATGAACAATAgtattggttcatggttagagAGAAGCTTGAGTTGCATTAGGTCATTGCCTCATGTAGTACTAAACAACTTCGTCGCACTCACTGAGTCTGTGGAGGTTGGGTCcccgagacatcctggagctaccactattggcagccagctccaagatggagaccgcTCTGttggctggcaaaacctgacaacccagccatga